One stretch of Sulfuricystis multivorans DNA includes these proteins:
- a CDS encoding HDOD domain-containing protein: MDGLNPRTFELAVAANGVVGPGQGLVAAFVPATVNTPAVVALACDPRHDPGRPIEELAPHAIGWLRAELDAAVHDAVWVAIDNYGRFYRATPEFPTTLGAGGTAPRIMFTPFDKGVGIDAFYTEIGAPAEAAIELLTAIVEQPSQNPMTPPMAEFLDAIESHGNLPAPGLIFQKISVAAEEGDARQVASIIQPDPVISTLLINYANAARFAAAGKTASVPQAVTRLGTGFVKRVVFVAEMITRYQKGACPGFDYRGFWMNAVATGAAMRALLPEYGIPASRADDAFTTGLVSGIGWLAVAETYPALMTRYLERCKDADPITKARAQREIFPCEISRVSERYLQRFEFPEAVSAAVAGRSDVDRQWYDILARAIRIGQALSPFECLAIPSTLPVPDACRAEWANWQDFLAAIR, from the coding sequence ATGGATGGACTGAATCCCCGGACATTCGAACTGGCCGTGGCTGCCAATGGCGTCGTCGGGCCTGGCCAAGGGCTCGTCGCCGCCTTCGTGCCGGCGACGGTGAACACACCGGCCGTGGTGGCGCTGGCCTGCGATCCGCGCCACGATCCCGGCCGCCCGATCGAGGAACTCGCGCCTCATGCGATCGGCTGGCTGCGCGCCGAGCTCGACGCGGCCGTCCATGATGCCGTCTGGGTGGCGATCGACAACTACGGCCGTTTTTATCGCGCGACGCCGGAGTTCCCGACAACACTCGGCGCTGGCGGCACGGCACCCCGCATCATGTTCACACCGTTCGACAAGGGTGTGGGCATCGATGCGTTCTACACCGAGATCGGTGCGCCCGCCGAGGCGGCGATCGAACTGCTCACTGCGATCGTCGAGCAGCCGAGCCAGAATCCGATGACGCCGCCGATGGCCGAGTTCCTCGACGCGATCGAATCCCACGGCAATCTGCCGGCGCCGGGGCTGATCTTCCAGAAGATCTCGGTGGCCGCCGAGGAAGGCGATGCGCGCCAAGTGGCCAGCATCATCCAGCCCGACCCGGTGATTTCGACATTGCTGATCAATTACGCCAATGCGGCGCGTTTCGCCGCCGCTGGCAAGACGGCGTCGGTGCCGCAGGCGGTGACCCGGTTGGGCACCGGCTTCGTCAAGCGCGTGGTATTCGTCGCCGAGATGATCACGCGCTACCAGAAAGGCGCCTGTCCGGGATTCGATTACCGCGGCTTCTGGATGAATGCCGTCGCTACTGGCGCGGCGATGCGCGCACTGCTGCCCGAGTATGGCATTCCCGCGTCACGCGCCGACGATGCCTTCACCACGGGGCTGGTCTCCGGCATCGGCTGGCTCGCCGTGGCCGAGACCTACCCTGCCCTGATGACGCGCTATCTCGAGCGCTGCAAAGATGCCGATCCGATCACCAAGGCGCGAGCGCAGCGCGAGATCTTTCCCTGCGAAATCAGCCGGGTGTCCGAACGCTATCTGCAGCGCTTCGAATTTCCCGAAGCCGTCTCGGCCGCGGTGGCCGGCCGCAGCGATGTGGATCGTCAGTGGTATGACATCCTCGCGCGCGCGATCCGCATCGGCCAGGCGCTCTCCCCGTTCGAGTGTCTGGCAATTCCCAGCACGCTGCCGGTGCCCGACGCCTGTCGCGCCGAATGGGCGAACTGGCAGGACTTCCTCGCCGCGATCCGTTGA